The Halanaerobium praevalens DSM 2228 genome contains a region encoding:
- a CDS encoding phosphoglucomutase/phosphomannomutase family protein, with translation MIEFGTGGWRAKIGEEFTKENVQLLAQALANLILEQEVAAKGFVIGHDRRFLSDKAAKWVAEVLSANQIKVYFIQKISPTPLIMHTVKEYGSFYGAAITASHNPADYNGVKLFTKGGRDATEEITNEIEKKISRLNLVEVKFIDFEKAKEKNLVKIIDPFNNYIDTIISMLDTKAIKASNMKILLDPMFGVSKTSLQTILITARCEVDTINDRHDTLFGGRLPSPNNHTLNQLKNMVIESDYDLGIGTDGDADRLGIIDEKGNFIHPNEILALLYYYLLEYKGWTGGVVRNVATTHLLDKIAAYYGEECYEVPVGFKHISSTMEAKNALIGGESSGGLTIRGHIKGKDGIFAASILIEMLSVTNKKLSELLTEIQAKFGKFAAAESDLEFTVKEKAVLIQKLFVDKKFPEFKYGIKDISYQDGVKVYFENDGWIIVRFSGTEPLLRIFSEMKTRAKAKELILKMKNFLEL, from the coding sequence ATGATAGAATTTGGAACTGGTGGCTGGAGAGCGAAAATTGGAGAAGAGTTTACTAAGGAAAATGTTCAGTTGTTGGCTCAAGCTTTAGCTAATTTGATCTTAGAACAAGAAGTAGCAGCTAAAGGCTTTGTTATTGGCCATGATAGAAGATTTTTATCAGATAAAGCAGCTAAATGGGTGGCAGAAGTTTTAAGTGCAAACCAAATTAAAGTCTATTTTATTCAAAAAATATCACCAACACCATTAATTATGCATACAGTCAAGGAATATGGTTCTTTTTATGGAGCAGCAATTACTGCTAGTCATAATCCAGCTGATTATAATGGAGTTAAATTATTTACTAAAGGTGGTAGAGATGCAACAGAAGAAATTACAAATGAAATAGAAAAAAAAATAAGCAGATTAAATTTAGTTGAAGTTAAGTTTATTGATTTTGAAAAAGCAAAAGAAAAGAATTTAGTAAAAATCATTGATCCCTTTAATAATTATATTGATACTATAATTTCAATGCTTGATACTAAAGCAATTAAAGCAAGTAATATGAAAATTTTATTAGATCCAATGTTTGGAGTATCTAAAACTTCACTGCAGACAATTTTGATTACTGCTCGTTGTGAAGTAGATACAATTAATGATCGTCATGATACTTTATTTGGAGGAAGACTGCCTTCACCTAATAATCATACTTTAAATCAACTTAAAAATATGGTTATAGAGAGTGATTATGATTTAGGAATCGGAACTGATGGTGATGCAGATAGATTAGGAATTATAGATGAAAAAGGTAATTTTATTCATCCAAATGAAATTTTAGCCTTATTATATTATTATTTATTAGAATATAAAGGCTGGACTGGTGGAGTAGTGCGAAATGTAGCTACAACTCATCTATTAGATAAAATAGCTGCTTACTATGGAGAAGAATGTTATGAAGTTCCAGTTGGATTTAAACATATTAGTTCGACAATGGAAGCTAAAAATGCTTTAATTGGAGGAGAAAGTAGTGGTGGTTTAACAATTAGAGGTCATATTAAAGGAAAAGATGGAATTTTTGCTGCTAGTATCTTAATAGAAATGTTGAGTGTAACAAATAAAAAGTTATCAGAATTATTGACAGAAATTCAGGCTAAATTCGGAAAATTTGCTGCTGCTGAAAGTGATCTTGAATTTACAGTTAAAGAAAAGGCTGTTTTAATCCAAAAACTGTTTGTTGATAAAAAATTTCCAGAATTTAAATATGGAATCAAAGATATTAGTTATCAAGATGGAGTTAAGGTTTATTTTGAAAATGATGGCTGGATAATTGTAAGGTTTTCTGGAACAGAACCTTTATTAAGAATTTTTTCAGAAATGAAAACTAGAGCTAAAGCTAAAGAATTAATATTAAAAATGAAAAATTTTTTAGAATTATAA
- a CDS encoding pyruvate carboxylase subunit B: MTVKFTETVLRDGQQSLIATRLKTEDIVPILKTIDQAGYYALEVWGGATFDSCMRFLDEDPWQRLATIRKEIKNTKLQMLLRGQNILGYKHYPDDVLEKFIKKSIETGIDIIRIFDALNDIRNMEKAIEYTKKYGAEAQGTIVYTTSPIHNSNTFVEKAKKLAETGIDSLCIKDMAGLLKPFTAYGLIKKLKTEIEIPIEIHSHNTAGFAFMTYLKSIEAGVDIIDTSISAFSSGTAQPTTETMAAALTGADYSSELDSTKLEIMGEYFREVRDKYQDYLGSYEVDPRIIINQLPGGMLSNLRNQLREQNQLDRYEEILTEIPKVRKDLGYPPLVTPTSQIVGTQAVFNVVTGKRYSFVSNEFKNYLRGMYGTPPGEVNQDLIEEIISKDEVITNRPADNLEPAYQKAAAEIKDLSSREEDILSYLLFPEVAEQFLKNK, translated from the coding sequence ATGACAGTAAAATTTACAGAAACAGTATTAAGAGATGGACAGCAGTCTTTGATCGCAACAAGGTTAAAAACTGAAGATATAGTTCCCATTTTAAAAACTATAGATCAAGCTGGCTATTATGCTTTAGAAGTTTGGGGAGGAGCAACTTTTGATAGTTGTATGAGATTTTTAGATGAAGACCCCTGGCAGCGTTTAGCTACAATTAGAAAAGAGATAAAAAACACAAAATTACAAATGCTTTTAAGAGGTCAAAATATATTAGGTTATAAACATTATCCTGATGATGTTTTAGAAAAATTTATAAAAAAATCAATTGAAACTGGTATTGATATAATTAGAATTTTTGATGCTTTAAATGACATTAGGAATATGGAAAAAGCTATAGAGTATACTAAAAAATATGGAGCAGAAGCTCAAGGTACTATTGTTTATACTACAAGTCCTATTCATAATAGCAATACTTTTGTTGAAAAAGCAAAAAAATTAGCTGAAACAGGTATTGATTCTCTCTGTATTAAAGATATGGCTGGTTTATTAAAACCTTTTACAGCTTATGGTCTGATAAAAAAACTTAAAACAGAAATTGAAATACCAATTGAAATTCATAGTCACAATACAGCTGGTTTTGCTTTTATGACATATTTAAAGTCAATTGAAGCTGGAGTTGATATTATTGACACTTCAATTTCTGCTTTTAGTTCTGGTACTGCTCAGCCAACTACAGAAACTATGGCTGCTGCTCTTACTGGAGCTGATTATAGTTCTGAACTAGATTCGACTAAATTAGAAATAATGGGTGAATATTTTAGAGAAGTTAGGGATAAATATCAAGATTATCTGGGCTCTTATGAGGTTGATCCAAGAATTATTATTAATCAATTACCAGGAGGAATGCTTTCTAATCTCAGAAATCAATTAAGGGAGCAAAATCAGTTAGATCGTTATGAAGAAATATTAACAGAAATACCAAAAGTACGAAAAGATTTAGGTTATCCTCCACTTGTAACGCCAACTAGTCAAATTGTAGGAACACAGGCAGTGTTTAATGTTGTGACTGGTAAAAGATATAGTTTTGTTTCAAATGAATTTAAAAATTATTTAAGAGGAATGTATGGTACTCCTCCAGGAGAAGTAAATCAAGATTTAATTGAAGAGATTATAAGTAAAGATGAGGTAATAACTAATCGGCCTGCAGATAATTTGGAACCAGCCTATCAAAAAGCTGCAGCTGAAATTAAAGATTTAAGTAGTCGGGAAGAAGATATTTTATCTTATCTATTATTTCCAGAAGTTGCAGAACAATTTTTAAAAAATAAATAA
- a CDS encoding PTS lactose/cellobiose transporter subunit IIA, whose translation MDIQENLIEIISLSGEVKKNFLEAIQYAKTNDFKEAEKIFKIADNKLIKAHLKQTELIKKEAGGEKVESSLLLTHAQDHLMTAILLKDMAREFIDLYQKI comes from the coding sequence ATGGATATACAAGAAAATTTAATTGAAATTATTTCTTTGAGTGGAGAAGTAAAGAAAAATTTTTTAGAAGCTATTCAATATGCTAAAACTAATGATTTTAAAGAGGCAGAGAAAATATTTAAAATAGCAGATAATAAATTGATTAAAGCTCATTTAAAACAAACAGAATTAATAAAAAAAGAAGCAGGAGGAGAAAAAGTAGAAAGCAGTCTGCTGCTTACTCATGCCCAAGATCATTTAATGACAGCTATTTTACTGAAGGATATGGCTCGAGAATTTATAGATTTATATCAAAAAATATAA
- the trhA gene encoding PAQR family membrane homeostasis protein TrhA: MKKEERISFYSHFVGFLLALVGLGLLIFRALESPDKIIIAIVYGASVAFLFLASSLYHAFKKQDNEDSIWRKLDHFAIFVMIAGSYTPVAYLYLEGWLKWTIMIVQWSLVLGGFFFKFMYFKTPRILYTIIYLLMGWVGIFAFHQLFFTMPLANLILMFGGGLLFTAGAVFYIVKKPKITPNFGFHEIFHFFILAGGILHYLMVFIALG; this comes from the coding sequence ATGAAAAAAGAAGAAAGAATTTCATTTTATTCTCATTTTGTTGGTTTTCTTTTGGCTTTAGTTGGTTTAGGATTATTGATTTTTAGAGCTTTAGAAAGTCCAGATAAAATTATTATAGCTATTGTTTATGGAGCTTCAGTAGCTTTTTTATTTCTAGCTAGCTCTTTATATCACGCTTTTAAAAAACAAGATAACGAAGATTCTATTTGGAGAAAATTAGACCATTTTGCTATTTTTGTAATGATTGCTGGCTCCTATACTCCAGTTGCTTATTTATATTTAGAAGGTTGGCTGAAATGGACAATTATGATTGTTCAATGGAGCCTTGTCTTAGGTGGTTTTTTCTTTAAATTCATGTATTTTAAGACTCCTAGAATTTTATATACAATAATCTATCTTTTAATGGGATGGGTGGGGATTTTTGCTTTTCACCAATTATTTTTTACAATGCCACTTGCTAATTTAATTTTGATGTTTGGTGGAGGCTTATTATTTACTGCAGGAGCAGTTTTTTATATAGTAAAAAAACCAAAAATAACTCCTAATTTCGGTTTTCATGAGATTTTTCATTTTTTTATTTTAGCTGGTGGTATTTTACATTATCTAATGGTTTTTATTGCTTTAGGATAA
- a CDS encoding PTS sugar transporter subunit IIA — MDIKEFINENLIKMNLESKDKDSVIKEMIEIMAQNEVIIDKKEVIKKAMEREEKGTTGVGKGVAIPHVKSDAVKKPAVAFGRSKIGIDYGSMDEKLSHLFFLITVPEESHDKHLKLLAQLSRQLIHDDFRNNLLEAKNEDEVMSILEKI; from the coding sequence ATGGACATTAAAGAATTTATAAATGAGAATTTAATCAAGATGAATTTGGAAAGTAAAGATAAGGATTCAGTTATTAAAGAAATGATAGAAATTATGGCACAAAATGAAGTAATTATTGATAAAAAAGAAGTAATAAAAAAAGCAATGGAAAGAGAAGAAAAAGGAACTACAGGAGTCGGTAAAGGAGTTGCTATTCCACATGTTAAAAGTGATGCAGTTAAAAAACCAGCAGTAGCCTTTGGACGATCAAAGATAGGGATTGATTATGGTTCAATGGATGAAAAATTAAGTCATTTATTTTTCTTAATTACAGTACCAGAAGAATCTCATGACAAACACTTAAAACTCTTAGCCCAGCTTTCTAGACAGTTGATTCATGATGACTTTAGAAATAATTTATTAGAAGCAAAAAATGAAGATGAGGTAATGAGTATTTTAGAAAAAATTTAA
- a CDS encoding DeoR/GlpR family DNA-binding transcription regulator — MFAEERRKEIILLLKKEKRASVKQLSKKFDVSRATIRRDLSELEKNGFIRRTHGGAILSGTSKLEPSFKEKEDKLAPEKKEIGKTAAEIIKNGDTIFIDAGTTTRYIIDNLKNKKDLTIVTHALHIINKINEIDLDCELVVIGGNFKWSTEAMIGPLAEDSLRKLRVDKSFIGANGFSLDSAATTPDLREAKIKEIALEIAGENFLLFDQSKWEEVYFYKFAKLKQINFIITDSIEQTKEQALNEKEIEIILT, encoded by the coding sequence ATGTTTGCAGAAGAAAGAAGAAAAGAAATAATATTACTTTTAAAAAAAGAGAAAAGGGCAAGTGTTAAACAGTTAAGTAAAAAATTTGATGTTTCTCGAGCAACAATTCGCCGAGATTTAAGTGAACTCGAAAAAAATGGCTTTATTCGGAGAACACATGGTGGAGCAATTTTAAGTGGAACTAGTAAATTAGAGCCTAGTTTTAAAGAAAAGGAAGATAAATTAGCTCCTGAAAAAAAAGAAATTGGTAAAACAGCAGCCGAGATAATAAAAAATGGAGATACAATTTTTATTGACGCAGGAACTACTACAAGGTATATAATTGATAATTTAAAAAATAAAAAAGACTTAACAATTGTAACTCATGCTCTCCATATAATAAATAAAATAAACGAAATTGATTTAGACTGTGAACTAGTAGTTATTGGTGGTAATTTTAAATGGTCAACTGAAGCTATGATTGGTCCTTTAGCTGAAGATTCTTTAAGAAAATTGCGAGTTGATAAAAGTTTTATTGGTGCTAATGGATTCAGTTTAGATTCTGCTGCAACTACTCCTGATTTAAGAGAAGCTAAAATTAAAGAAATAGCCTTAGAAATAGCCGGAGAAAATTTTCTCTTATTCGATCAAAGCAAATGGGAAGAAGTCTATTTTTATAAATTTGCTAAATTAAAACAAATTAATTTTATAATTACAGATTCGATTGAGCAAACTAAAGAGCAAGCTCTAAATGAAAAAGAAATTGAGATAATTTTAACTTAA
- a CDS encoding sensor domain-containing diguanylate cyclase: MLNHLKRKEVYSSLILTILIFILLFLPLSLYLSNIYKDFLLEKQRLETQKQLNYYTLNLNNQLNERFSLLTGLEAFVKNNWEESINQNNFINFTNGLYFSTSGIRNFIIAPEGINQYVYPLNNNQESIGHNLLKDQRIEVQKDIKKTLTTKKLIVSGPYKLRQGGLGIILRKALFRNSNFWGLITMALDLTTIYKNLGLDNPNLMIDLAIKSDGNIFFGKKNIFNSNPVVNELKFKNKKIEIGAIPNQGWDNSIKENNRTFNLLLIFINFLILIIIYSLSYREQKIKYIVTKKTRDLKEKNKILNQKKEIIKYQAFHDQLTELYNRRFFEEKLKNMDNKEQLPVSVIIADVNGLKIMNDTYGHHFGDELLQKIAKILKSVIREEDVLARWGGDEFALLLPNTNLKEAKEIVKRIKTITKRKKCKDLSISVAIGLAVKNKAEQNIYEIIKKADNKMYQDKKNGR; this comes from the coding sequence ATGTTAAATCATTTAAAAAGAAAAGAAGTTTATAGTTCTCTGATTTTAACTATTTTAATTTTCATTCTTCTTTTTTTACCTTTAAGTTTATATCTGAGTAATATATATAAAGATTTTTTATTAGAAAAACAAAGATTAGAAACTCAAAAACAATTAAATTATTACACTCTTAATCTTAACAACCAATTAAATGAAAGGTTTAGTTTATTAACTGGTTTAGAAGCTTTTGTTAAAAATAATTGGGAAGAAAGTATAAATCAAAATAATTTTATTAATTTTACTAATGGACTCTATTTTTCAACTTCAGGTATTAGAAATTTTATCATTGCTCCTGAAGGTATTAATCAATATGTTTATCCACTTAATAATAATCAAGAATCTATAGGTCATAATCTCTTAAAAGATCAACGAATTGAAGTCCAAAAAGATATTAAAAAAACACTAACAACTAAAAAATTAATTGTTAGTGGTCCTTATAAACTAAGACAAGGTGGCTTAGGAATCATTTTAAGAAAGGCTCTTTTTAGAAATTCAAATTTTTGGGGTTTAATTACAATGGCTTTAGATTTAACAACAATTTATAAAAATTTAGGTCTGGATAATCCTAATTTAATGATTGATTTAGCTATTAAAAGTGATGGAAATATATTTTTTGGCAAAAAGAATATTTTTAATTCAAATCCTGTAGTTAATGAATTAAAATTTAAAAATAAAAAAATTGAAATAGGAGCAATCCCAAATCAAGGTTGGGACAACTCAATCAAAGAAAATAATAGAACTTTTAATTTGCTCTTGATTTTTATTAACTTTTTAATTTTAATTATTATTTATAGTTTAAGTTACCGTGAGCAAAAAATTAAATATATTGTAACAAAAAAGACTAGAGATTTAAAAGAGAAAAATAAAATTTTAAATCAAAAAAAAGAAATAATAAAATATCAGGCTTTTCATGATCAGTTAACTGAACTTTATAATCGAAGATTTTTTGAAGAAAAATTAAAGAATATGGATAATAAAGAGCAATTACCTGTTTCTGTTATTATAGCTGATGTAAATGGGCTCAAAATAATGAATGATACTTATGGGCACCATTTTGGAGATGAATTGCTCCAAAAAATAGCTAAAATTCTTAAGTCAGTAATTAGAGAAGAAGATGTGTTAGCACGTTGGGGAGGAGATGAATTTGCTCTTTTACTGCCTAATACTAATTTAAAAGAGGCAAAAGAAATTGTTAAACGAATTAAAACAATAACTAAAAGAAAAAAATGTAAAGATCTTTCCATCTCTGTAGCTATTGGTCTTGCTGTTAAAAATAAGGCTGAACAAAATATATATGAGATAATAAAAAAAGCAGACAATAAAATGTATCAAGATAAAAAAAATGGTAGATAG
- a CDS encoding 1-phosphofructokinase family hexose kinase, with amino-acid sequence MILTVTLNPALDKVIILEKLKQGKLNRVSKTSILAGGKGINVSEVLTKLKIKNKALAIIGGDNGKKIASILTNNRIDSDLIWSKFETRQNLKIKERKTNQETEINEKGKVSRKDIDDFKFAFNKAITKNKIVVLSGSLPNKVDKNIYAELIDKAKEKDTKVILDSSGKEFKLALKKAPYLVKPNLEEIENLLGKKIKNNQDLKKGAEYLLAQGVNIVMISLGAEGAFIASAAEAYRISTPQVKISQTTVGAGDTMVGGIAAQIDKAQNLKATGKFATALATAFVQSGSINKIDKALIEKMENMIQIEKIY; translated from the coding sequence ATGATTTTAACAGTTACTTTAAATCCAGCCTTAGATAAAGTTATTATCTTAGAAAAACTAAAACAGGGAAAATTAAATAGAGTTAGTAAAACAAGTATTCTTGCTGGAGGAAAAGGGATTAATGTTTCCGAAGTTTTAACAAAATTAAAGATTAAAAATAAAGCTTTAGCAATTATTGGTGGTGATAATGGTAAAAAAATAGCTTCTATTCTAACTAATAATAGAATTGATTCTGATCTTATTTGGTCAAAATTTGAGACAAGGCAAAATTTAAAAATTAAAGAAAGAAAAACAAATCAAGAAACTGAAATAAATGAAAAAGGAAAAGTTAGTAGAAAAGATATTGATGATTTTAAATTTGCTTTTAATAAAGCAATTACAAAAAATAAAATAGTTGTTTTATCAGGTAGTTTACCAAATAAAGTAGATAAAAATATTTATGCTGAGTTGATTGATAAAGCAAAAGAAAAAGATACTAAAGTTATTTTAGACAGTTCTGGAAAAGAGTTTAAATTAGCTTTAAAAAAGGCTCCTTATTTAGTTAAACCAAATTTAGAAGAAATTGAAAATTTATTAGGAAAAAAAATTAAAAATAATCAGGATTTAAAAAAAGGGGCTGAATATCTATTAGCTCAAGGGGTGAATATCGTAATGATTTCTTTAGGAGCAGAAGGGGCTTTTATAGCATCTGCTGCTGAAGCTTACAGAATTTCTACACCTCAAGTTAAAATTTCTCAAACAACAGTTGGAGCAGGAGATACAATGGTTGGTGGTATAGCTGCTCAAATAGATAAAGCTCAAAATCTCAAAGCAACTGGGAAATTTGCTACTGCTTTAGCGACTGCCTTTGTTCAAAGTGGTTCTATTAATAAAATAGATAAAGCTTTGATTGAAAAAATGGAAAATATGATTCAAATAGAAAAAATTTATTAA
- a CDS encoding PTS fructose transporter subunit IIC: protein MKKIIAVTSCPTGIAHTYMASESLEEVAKKMNLEIKVETQGSVGVENELSDQDIKEADAVIIAADTNVSKDRFSGKPIVEVAVADAIDDAKALIKQALAKAENAEEKEEIKAEKNSNLQSQVSDQKAKRKEKRSGPYKHLMTGVSFMLPFVVAGGLAIALSFVFGINAAEQEGTLAAALMKIGGGSAFALMVPILAGYIAFSIADRPGIAPGMIGGMLASDLGAGFLGGIIAGFFAGYLTQWLKEKIKLPQSLQGLMPVLVLPFLSSLIVGLSMIYVIGPPVEGIMTGLESWLQGLTDANAVFLGLLLGAMMAFDMGGPVNKAAYTFGVGLLGSGIYGPMAAIMAAGMTPPLGLALATTLFKSRFNRQEIEAGKPAWFMGLSFITEGAIPFAAADPIRVIPSIMAGSAVTGALSMFFGVGLKAPHGGIFVLPIPNVVTNIGFYALAIIIGTVITALMLRILKPKLTK from the coding sequence ATGAAAAAAATTATTGCTGTAACTTCCTGTCCAACTGGAATAGCTCATACTTATATGGCTTCGGAATCTTTAGAAGAAGTAGCTAAAAAAATGAATTTAGAAATAAAAGTAGAAACTCAAGGATCAGTTGGAGTAGAGAATGAGTTAAGTGATCAAGATATTAAAGAGGCTGATGCAGTAATTATTGCTGCTGATACAAATGTTAGCAAAGATCGTTTTAGTGGTAAACCAATTGTAGAAGTCGCTGTGGCTGATGCTATTGACGATGCAAAAGCTTTAATCAAGCAAGCACTGGCCAAAGCTGAAAATGCTGAAGAAAAAGAAGAAATAAAAGCAGAAAAAAATTCTAATCTTCAAAGTCAGGTTAGTGATCAAAAAGCTAAAAGAAAAGAAAAAAGATCAGGCCCTTATAAACATTTAATGACTGGTGTTTCTTTTATGCTTCCTTTTGTTGTAGCTGGTGGTTTAGCAATAGCTTTATCTTTTGTTTTTGGTATTAATGCAGCTGAACAGGAAGGAACATTAGCTGCTGCTTTGATGAAAATTGGTGGAGGATCTGCTTTTGCTTTAATGGTTCCAATTTTAGCTGGCTATATAGCTTTTTCAATTGCTGATCGCCCTGGTATAGCTCCTGGTATGATTGGCGGAATGCTAGCTAGTGACCTTGGAGCAGGATTTTTAGGTGGAATTATTGCTGGTTTTTTTGCTGGATATTTAACTCAATGGTTAAAAGAAAAGATTAAACTTCCTCAAAGCCTTCAAGGATTAATGCCTGTTTTAGTTTTGCCTTTCCTTTCTAGTTTAATTGTAGGACTTTCCATGATTTATGTAATTGGACCACCAGTAGAAGGAATAATGACAGGTTTAGAATCTTGGTTACAAGGATTAACTGATGCTAATGCAGTTTTTTTAGGACTCCTTTTAGGAGCAATGATGGCTTTTGATATGGGAGGTCCTGTTAATAAAGCAGCTTATACATTTGGAGTTGGACTTTTGGGTTCAGGAATCTATGGTCCAATGGCAGCTATTATGGCCGCAGGAATGACACCACCGTTAGGACTGGCATTAGCGACTACCTTATTTAAAAGCAGATTTAATCGTCAAGAAATTGAAGCAGGAAAACCTGCCTGGTTTATGGGGCTTTCTTTTATTACTGAAGGAGCTATTCCTTTTGCAGCAGCTGATCCAATTAGAGTAATCCCTTCTATTATGGCTGGTTCTGCAGTTACTGGTGCTTTATCAATGTTCTTTGGAGTTGGCTTAAAAGCACCACATGGTGGAATATTTGTACTCCCAATTCCTAATGTTGTTACTAATATTGGTTTTTATGCTTTAGCAATAATTATAGGAACGGTAATTACAGCTTTAATGTTGAGAATATTAAAACCTAAATTAACTAAATAA